CGAGGCCGGGCACCTGACAGGCAAGTTCGAGTTCGTTCTCGATGTTCTGCAGGTGTGATGTCAGGATGATCTTGTCGATACCCATGGATTCGAGCGCATCGATCTGCCCCTGCACCACCCCGACCAGATCATCGTCGACGACGACGTCGCGCGGCGACGAGTTGAACGGCAGATTCGGCGTCTCGAGACCGATCACACCGATCATCTCTCCGCGTTGCTTGACCACGGTCGCCGGGACGATCACTCCGGCATCAACGTATGCCTGCAGCACCGGTTCGGCGCTGAAGTCGAGGTTGGCGCTGACATACGGCGGCGGGTTCGTGTACCCGGCCAGGAAGTCGGCCAGCACATCCGGCCCGAAGTCGAAGTCGTGGTTGCCGAGGTTGACGGCGTCGTAGCCGATCAACTCCATGGCGATCGTGTCGTAGAACGGTATACCGTTGGCCAGGCTGGCCGTGAACTCCGGCCCGGCCAGGAAGTTGTCGCCCGACGAGATCATCACCACGCCGCGCTTGCTTCCCGGCTCAGCGGGAACGCTGTGAATCACCGACGACTTCAGATCGTCGACCAGTGTCTTGAATCGTGCGGCCCCGCCGAAGTCCTCCAGGCCGGAACCGGCGTTGACCACCTGGGACTCACCATCATTGTTGTGGAGGATGGTCAGCGTAAAGTCGACCTTCGGCGCCTCCGTCTTCCCTCCGGCCGCAGCCGCCGGAATAAGCGCCACGACCATCGCCAGCGTCGTGAGCACGATCATGCTCACGCGCGTTTTTCTCCTGTTCACTCCGTCCTCCTTCTCGAGCTTCCCGACCCGGCCGAAACGCATCCGCGAACGATGCGGAGAAGACATGCAAAGCCCGCCCCTTGCGGAAACTTCTGCGACACCTTCGCACCGTCACACCGGACCGGCACCTTTTCAAACCTAGCCAACGCTGAGAGTGGTTGACGACGTAATCAAACCCACATTTCGCGCACACGGTCGGGTTAGTCACCTCTGCCCGGGGCCCTCTAGGCTTCCGGACATGACGTTCTCCTCCGAGGTCCTCACGATCGAATACGACGGTCACGTCGCCACGCTCTGGCTGGACCGGCCCGACAAGCGCAACGCCATGAACCTGCCTTTCTGGGAGGACATCCCCAAGGCGATGGATGAACTCTCGAACGACCCGAACGTGAGAGCAGTCGTCATCGCCGCCCGAGGCCAAGCGTTCACCGTTGGAATCGACCTCACTCTCCTGGCTCAGGTAGCCGGCCAGAGACAGGGCTCGGATGCATCGCAGAAACTCGCCCGCTACGAAGAAGTCAAGAGGTTCCAGTGGACGATGACCTCTATCGCAGAGTGCCCCAAGCCTGTCATCGCCGCTGTTCACGGGTATTGCCTCGGTGCCGGCATCGATCTCATCACCGCCTGCGATATCCGTCTCGCCACCGACGACGCCACCTTTTCGATCCGGGAAACCAGGATGGCGATGGTGGCCGATGTCGGAACGGTCCAACGACTCCCGCGCCTCATCGCCGCCGGACACGTCGCCGAACTCCTCTTCACGGGAAAGGACATAGGGGCCGACCGGGCGAAGGAGATCGGGCTGGTCAACGAGCTGTATCCCGACCACCAGTCAGTCGTGGAGGCAGCACACGACATGGCGGCCGAGATAGCTGCCAACTCCCCGCTGGCCGTCCAGGGCGCCAAGAGAGTCCTGGCCGCCGAAGCCGACATGACGCTCGAGGAAGCCCTCGACCACATCGCTCTCTACAACGCGGCGTTCATCGAATCCCACGACATCGTCGAGGCAACCACCGCATTCTTCGAGAAGCGTCCCCCCAACTTCACCGGAGAATGACATGTGCCGCCTCTCTCATCGGCCCGGCACTCCGGCTCCCACCCACGGCACCACACGATGCCGTGCGCAAAGTTGCCGGATGAGCGGATCAACCGGGACCAGCGGACGGGCTCGCCTCGAGATGAAGGTGTATCGATGATCGTTCCAGTCATCCTGTCCGGAGGGTCGGGAACCCGCCTGTGGCCGGTGTCACGCCTCCGGCATCCGAAGCAGCTCGCTTCGCTGGTCGGCAATGAGACCCTGATCCAGGCAACGGCCGGGCGATTCGCCGGGCTGGACGATGCCGGCGACCCGATCGTCGTCTGCAATGAGCATCATGTCGGGACGATCAAGCAACAACTCGCCGAGATCGGAGTGACGCCTCGATTCATCGTCGAGCCGGTCGGGCGCAACACGGCTCCGGCCGCCGGTGCAGCAGCAGTTGCGGCGGGCAGCGACGCTCTCCTTCTCGTCCTGCCGTCCGACCACATCATCACCCACGTCGACGCGCTCCACCGGGCGATCGAGACGGCGACCCCGTTCGCCGCGGAAGGCCGAATCGTCACCTTCGGCATCGTTCCGGATCGCCCAGAGACC
This portion of the Acidimicrobiia bacterium genome encodes:
- a CDS encoding bifunctional metallophosphatase/5'-nucleotidase, translating into MNRRKTRVSMIVLTTLAMVVALIPAAAAGGKTEAPKVDFTLTILHNNDGESQVVNAGSGLEDFGGAARFKTLVDDLKSSVIHSVPAEPGSKRGVVMISSGDNFLAGPEFTASLANGIPFYDTIAMELIGYDAVNLGNHDFDFGPDVLADFLAGYTNPPPYVSANLDFSAEPVLQAYVDAGVIVPATVVKQRGEMIGVIGLETPNLPFNSSPRDVVVDDDLVGVVQGQIDALESMGIDKIILTSHLQNIENELELACQVPGLDVIIAGGGDELLANEGDLLIPGDESEVYGAYPQIADCDGYEVPVVTTSGEYRYVGQMVVEFDKWGNVLGFDGGPVRVAGGDCNEQLPCDDAVEPDPMMQMYVVDPVEAYTAALDDNVIAQSEVDLDGLRSSVRSKESNEGNLIADSLLWSARQLAVAYGVNEADVAFQNGGGIRNNTIIPAGPITELDTFGMVPFPNFLTVSETIPRE
- a CDS encoding crotonase/enoyl-CoA hydratase family protein; protein product: MTFSSEVLTIEYDGHVATLWLDRPDKRNAMNLPFWEDIPKAMDELSNDPNVRAVVIAARGQAFTVGIDLTLLAQVAGQRQGSDASQKLARYEEVKRFQWTMTSIAECPKPVIAAVHGYCLGAGIDLITACDIRLATDDATFSIRETRMAMVADVGTVQRLPRLIAAGHVAELLFTGKDIGADRAKEIGLVNELYPDHQSVVEAAHDMAAEIAANSPLAVQGAKRVLAAEADMTLEEALDHIALYNAAFIESHDIVEATTAFFEKRPPNFTGE